The Chloroflexota bacterium genome window below encodes:
- a CDS encoding MFS transporter → MNNRRLATIFVIVFIDLLGFSLILPLLPYYAETFGADPFTTGLLVAAYAVTQLIGAPILGRLSDRVGRRPVLLISIFGTFTGFMLFGFANALWVLFASRLIQGLTGGNISVAQAYISDVTDEKNRANGLGMMGAAFGLGFIIGPAVGGTLSQWGYAAPSFIAAGLAFLNFIAVLVWLPESLTAQQRVASASRQRPPFTFAALRNALTRPRVGPLLQIRFFFGLAFAVLQSIFALYAQHHLGFTAQTTGYVLAFVGILSVFIQAVGVGWLTARFPENRLIFVGTLVMGAALLAWSVVGDLIGILVITTPIALAGGLLNTVLSSALTKSVYPEEIGGTLGLAASVESLTRVIAPIVGGFLLDRAGAWSPGVFCGIVMVWVVSFVWRRLIVNPDPPLPARAAPVPVETRGG, encoded by the coding sequence ATGAATAATCGTCGTCTGGCGACTATCTTCGTCATCGTTTTTATTGACCTGCTCGGCTTTAGTTTGATTCTGCCGCTCTTGCCGTACTATGCCGAGACGTTCGGGGCGGATCCATTCACGACCGGCTTGCTCGTCGCCGCGTACGCGGTGACGCAGTTGATCGGCGCGCCGATCCTGGGTCGCTTGTCGGATCGTGTGGGACGGCGACCGGTACTGCTCATCAGTATTTTCGGCACGTTCACCGGTTTTATGCTCTTTGGATTTGCGAACGCGCTGTGGGTGTTATTCGCGAGCCGCTTGATTCAAGGATTGACTGGCGGCAACATTTCGGTCGCGCAAGCGTACATCTCGGATGTGACGGACGAAAAAAATCGCGCTAACGGATTGGGCATGATGGGCGCGGCGTTCGGTCTCGGTTTCATCATCGGTCCTGCGGTGGGCGGCACGTTGAGCCAATGGGGCTACGCGGCGCCGTCGTTCATCGCGGCGGGACTCGCGTTCCTGAATTTCATCGCCGTCTTGGTCTGGTTGCCCGAATCGCTGACGGCACAACAACGCGTTGCCAGCGCGTCACGGCAACGTCCGCCGTTTACCTTCGCTGCGCTGCGTAACGCGTTGACGCGCCCGCGCGTCGGTCCGCTCTTGCAGATTCGGTTCTTCTTCGGCTTGGCGTTCGCGGTGTTGCAATCCATCTTTGCGCTGTACGCGCAACACCACCTGGGGTTTACCGCGCAGACAACTGGGTATGTGTTGGCATTCGTCGGCATTCTCTCGGTGTTTATCCAAGCGGTTGGCGTCGGTTGGTTGACCGCGCGTTTCCCAGAAAACCGTTTGATCTTTGTGGGCACGCTGGTGATGGGCGCGGCGTTGCTCGCGTGGTCGGTCGTCGGCGATTTGATTGGCATTCTTGTCATCACGACGCCGATCGCGCTCGCCGGTGGATTGCTCAACACCGTGTTGAGCAGCGCGTTGACCAAATCGGTGTACCCGGAAGAAATCGGCGGAACCCTGGGTCTCGCCGCGTCGGTCGAAAGTTTGACGCGTGTGATCGCGCCGATCGTCGGCGGATTTCTGCTCGACCGCGCGGGCGCGTGGTCGCCGGGCGTGTTCTGCGGCATCGTGATGGTGTGGGTCGTCTCGTTTGTGTGGCGACGCTTGATCGTCAATCCCGATCCGCCGCTTCCCGCGCGCGCGGCGCCGGTTCCAGTGGAGACGCGTGGTGGATAG
- a CDS encoding response regulator transcription factor: MAASFPAPTQSAPRLLVVDDDDNVRQPIAKFLQLKGCRVDQVSSGEEALQRVAGETYDLMIVDLVLPGMSGSEIMRRARELRHDLLIVVLTAHASAESAILAVKLNAVDYLLKPCKSEDLYLVIARAMEERAQQLRRQHLVNMIGDVMDALRDPSESAPAPRASASPPPLESMLELVRDKRMAILHTRPPHTVELTESEISILVALMEQPNQVLSVNQLARSVGYVGMDKWTVENVIRSVVFRLRQKLEAGPDAPQLIRTVRGRGYFFSPA, from the coding sequence ATGGCTGCTTCTTTTCCTGCGCCTACCCAGTCTGCGCCGCGTCTGCTGGTCGTTGACGATGACGACAATGTGCGCCAACCCATCGCCAAATTTCTCCAATTGAAGGGTTGCCGTGTTGACCAAGTGAGTTCCGGCGAAGAGGCGTTGCAACGGGTTGCCGGCGAGACGTACGATTTGATGATCGTGGACTTGGTGTTGCCGGGCATGTCCGGCTCCGAGATCATGCGCCGCGCGCGTGAACTGCGTCACGATTTGCTCATCGTCGTGCTCACCGCGCACGCGAGCGCGGAGAGCGCGATTCTCGCGGTCAAGTTGAACGCGGTAGATTATTTGCTCAAGCCGTGCAAATCGGAAGATCTCTACCTCGTGATCGCGCGAGCGATGGAAGAGCGCGCGCAACAATTACGTCGCCAACATTTGGTGAACATGATCGGCGATGTGATGGACGCGTTGCGCGATCCGAGTGAAAGTGCGCCCGCGCCGCGCGCGTCGGCGTCTCCGCCGCCGCTGGAGAGCATGCTCGAACTCGTTCGTGACAAGCGTATGGCGATCCTTCACACGCGTCCACCGCACACGGTCGAATTGACCGAAAGCGAAATCTCGATTCTTGTTGCGCTGATGGAACAGCCGAACCAGGTGTTGTCGGTCAATCAACTTGCCCGGTCGGTGGGATACGTGGGGATGGACAAATGGACGGTCGAGAATGTGATTCGTTCGGTCGTGTTTCGCTTGCGCCAAAAACTTGAAGCCGGTCCCGATGCGCCGCAACTCATACGCACGGTGCGCGGACGCGGTTACTTTTTTTCGCCGGCATAA
- a CDS encoding O-antigen ligase family protein, whose protein sequence is MKINEKIESPSRLSILCERLIEAGWLIAVILAPLYLNVNTYRIFDADKMVFIQLCVSGMALAWVIKWLEQRRLGARPWRERFAAPLVLPTLAIVLAQLLTTITAIAPAVSFTGSFTRPQGASIALTYVALFALMAQGLTTRQQFDRLVATLALTSLPIALYGIIQNYGLDPLVWDRDIPGRVFATLGNPIFLGAYLILVFFLTLGQAIASAHAARTAATRVPWLRAGIFGLIALIQAICLLFTISRGPWVGWITGLGFFALMLALVFRMRRTLQTIVVVGLIGVLTLVILNVPNTPLEPIRNAPYIGSLGHIFEGESGTGKVRTLIWEADARIFAERPVAQFPDGTPDRWHLLRPLIGYGPDSMAVIFTQFRLADGNIENTKEDHSHNETWDVLVSTGILGLVAYQWLWLAVFLLGLKWLDLIPTNRERNIVIGLWLGGGFLFGLATILVGQFKYFGIALPAGNLVGLGIFLGRAALRDPRLPPLNLPARQILIAALLAGFIAHYVEIQFGINLTATRVLFWATAALFIAIGVRKLEATQSPQHATEWLGAAASYALVGAIVLVIVLFEFIQRSNNADVSQTFWLALAFNPISQQDSFAILFMLLGVWMAAVALAVSELLCAGVLGRANWRNAFAVVSGSTLGLSALFGLGYSAQVSALKSVPAKLTSTQEGLVVAEQLVGLTDFFSVMLLALFLLMLVALTLETRWQTLGWAVNRWALAAFAPLMFALIVAGNAQLLNPIRADTYNKVGLFFMNAHETDAAVALFSRAIRLAPMTDRYYMLLGNVFANKAFYLDMTNPSQFGDQTQLNDLLNLNAQQIARLNRNDSVYAAQTMYLRAYNFNPLYVDHSANLARLYKPEPPLNTPGKKKLADLTSKYFAEAVRLSPNDVRLWNEWADFDLTYLENSDTALHKLTESAKRDPYFAPTFVAMGDVFKAQPDLARAADAYERALAARIPLAEAARKLAFVYYQQGKLSDAIASYAKFVELAPDAANVWEAHKNIALLYDQAGDRASALRAAQRARDRAPADVYAQLDELIARWRAP, encoded by the coding sequence ATGAAAATAAACGAGAAAATAGAATCTCCTAGCCGATTGAGTATCCTCTGCGAACGCCTCATCGAGGCAGGATGGTTGATCGCGGTCATCCTCGCCCCGTTGTACCTCAACGTCAATACCTATCGCATTTTCGACGCCGACAAGATGGTGTTCATCCAATTGTGTGTGAGCGGCATGGCGCTTGCGTGGGTGATCAAATGGCTGGAACAACGCCGGCTCGGCGCACGACCCTGGCGCGAACGGTTCGCCGCGCCGCTCGTCTTGCCGACTCTCGCGATTGTCTTGGCGCAACTGCTCACCACGATCACCGCGATTGCTCCGGCGGTTTCCTTCACTGGATCGTTCACGCGTCCCCAGGGCGCATCTATCGCCTTGACGTACGTCGCGCTCTTTGCGCTGATGGCGCAGGGCTTGACGACGCGCCAACAATTCGACCGTTTGGTCGCGACGCTCGCGCTCACCAGTTTACCGATCGCGTTGTACGGTATCATTCAAAATTATGGTCTCGATCCACTGGTCTGGGATCGCGACATTCCGGGACGCGTCTTCGCCACGCTCGGCAACCCGATCTTTTTAGGCGCGTATCTGATCCTGGTTTTCTTTCTAACCCTGGGTCAAGCCATCGCCAGTGCGCACGCGGCAAGAACGGCGGCAACGCGCGTGCCTTGGCTGCGCGCCGGGATTTTCGGATTGATCGCGCTGATTCAAGCGATATGCCTTCTGTTTACGATCAGCCGCGGACCCTGGGTCGGATGGATCACCGGGCTGGGCTTTTTTGCGTTGATGCTCGCGCTCGTTTTCCGCATGAGGCGCACGTTGCAAACCATCGTCGTGGTCGGACTGATCGGTGTTCTCACTCTCGTCATACTGAATGTGCCCAACACTCCGCTCGAACCGATTCGCAACGCGCCGTATATCGGATCGCTCGGTCACATTTTTGAAGGCGAAAGCGGCACGGGCAAAGTTCGCACGCTCATCTGGGAAGCCGATGCGCGCATCTTTGCCGAACGACCCGTCGCGCAATTTCCCGATGGAACACCCGACCGCTGGCATCTCTTGCGTCCCTTGATTGGCTATGGACCGGATTCAATGGCGGTGATCTTTACCCAGTTCCGTCTCGCCGACGGCAACATCGAGAACACGAAAGAAGATCACAGCCACAACGAGACCTGGGATGTGCTCGTTTCGACCGGCATTCTCGGCTTGGTGGCTTACCAGTGGCTATGGCTCGCGGTTTTTTTGCTCGGCTTGAAATGGCTCGATTTGATACCGACGAACCGCGAACGCAATATAGTCATCGGGCTGTGGCTGGGCGGTGGATTTCTCTTTGGATTGGCGACCATCCTCGTTGGGCAATTCAAGTATTTCGGCATCGCGTTGCCGGCGGGAAACTTGGTGGGGCTGGGAATTTTCCTGGGTCGCGCCGCGTTGCGCGATCCGCGATTGCCGCCACTGAATCTGCCCGCGCGCCAAATCTTGATCGCGGCGTTGCTCGCCGGTTTCATCGCGCACTATGTCGAGATTCAATTCGGCATCAACCTCACCGCGACTCGCGTGCTTTTCTGGGCGACTGCCGCGCTCTTCATCGCGATCGGCGTGCGGAAACTCGAAGCGACTCAGTCGCCACAACACGCGACGGAATGGCTCGGCGCGGCGGCGAGTTACGCGCTTGTCGGCGCGATCGTTCTCGTCATTGTCTTGTTCGAGTTCATTCAACGCTCCAACAACGCCGATGTCTCGCAAACGTTTTGGCTGGCGCTCGCGTTCAATCCCATTTCGCAGCAGGACTCATTCGCGATTTTGTTTATGCTTCTCGGCGTTTGGATGGCGGCAGTCGCGCTCGCGGTGAGTGAGTTGCTTTGTGCCGGGGTGCTTGGGCGCGCCAATTGGCGCAACGCCTTCGCGGTTGTGAGCGGCTCAACCCTGGGATTGTCTGCGCTCTTTGGTTTGGGTTACAGCGCGCAAGTGAGCGCGTTGAAAAGCGTTCCGGCGAAATTGACGAGTACGCAAGAAGGACTGGTTGTCGCGGAACAACTCGTCGGCTTGACTGATTTCTTTAGCGTTATGCTTCTGGCGTTGTTTCTGCTCATGCTCGTCGCGCTGACGTTGGAAACGCGCTGGCAAACTCTGGGTTGGGCGGTGAATCGCTGGGCGCTTGCGGCATTTGCGCCGTTGATGTTCGCGCTCATCGTCGCAGGCAACGCGCAGTTGCTCAACCCGATTCGCGCGGACACGTACAACAAAGTCGGACTGTTTTTCATGAACGCGCACGAGACCGACGCGGCGGTGGCGTTGTTTAGCCGAGCCATTCGACTCGCGCCGATGACGGATCGGTACTATATGTTGCTCGGCAATGTCTTTGCCAACAAGGCATTCTATCTCGATATGACGAACCCCTCGCAGTTCGGCGACCAAACGCAATTGAACGATCTACTCAACTTGAACGCGCAACAGATTGCCCGGTTGAATCGGAACGATTCCGTGTACGCGGCGCAAACGATGTACCTCCGGGCGTACAACTTTAATCCGCTGTACGTTGATCATAGCGCGAACCTCGCGCGCTTGTACAAACCCGAGCCGCCGCTCAACACGCCGGGCAAAAAGAAACTGGCGGACCTCACGAGCAAGTATTTCGCCGAGGCGGTGCGCCTCAGCCCGAACGACGTGCGGCTGTGGAACGAGTGGGCGGATTTCGATTTGACGTACTTGGAAAATTCGGACACGGCGTTGCACAAACTAACCGAGTCCGCCAAGCGGGACCCGTACTTTGCGCCGACCTTTGTGGCGATGGGCGATGTGTTCAAGGCGCAACCGGATCTCGCGCGCGCCGCCGATGCGTACGAACGCGCGCTCGCCGCGCGCATCCCGCTCGCCGAAGCCGCGCGCAAACTCGCGTTCGTGTACTATCAGCAAGGCAAACTGAGCGACGCGATTGCGAGCTATGCCAAATTCGTCGAACTTGCGCCGGACGCGGCGAACGTGTGGGAAGCGCATAAAAATATCGCGTTGCTGTATGACCAAGCCGGCGACCGCGCGTCCGCCTTGCGCGCGGCGCAACGCGCGCGCGACCGCGCGCCCGCCGACGTGTACGCGCAATTGGATGAACTGATCGCGCGTTGGCGCGCGCCGTAA
- a CDS encoding chemotaxis protein CheW gives MLATELHSEIKSVQSGHVQLLTFKLDDQEYALDIANVVQVVRMVAITRAPHVANAVVGIINLRGKVIPVVDVRKRCGLPVKEHDLNTQLLIAQAGGRMVALTVDVVSEVLTMPTSNIESTRAVGAEMEFLSAIGKLGDRLILILDPKQVLLETAAAQMSAN, from the coding sequence ATGCTGGCAACCGAATTGCATAGCGAAATCAAATCGGTGCAGAGTGGACACGTCCAATTGCTCACCTTCAAATTGGACGACCAAGAGTACGCGCTCGATATCGCGAATGTCGTCCAGGTCGTGCGGATGGTCGCGATCACTCGCGCGCCGCATGTCGCGAATGCGGTTGTTGGCATCATCAATCTGCGCGGCAAAGTGATTCCAGTCGTGGACGTTCGCAAGCGTTGCGGTTTGCCGGTCAAGGAACACGATTTGAACACCCAGTTGTTGATCGCGCAAGCCGGGGGACGTATGGTGGCGCTCACCGTAGATGTTGTCTCCGAAGTCCTGACGATGCCAACCTCAAATATCGAAAGTACGCGCGCCGTGGGCGCGGAGATGGAGTTTTTATCGGCGATTGGCAAACTAGGCGACCGCCTTATCCTGATTCTCGATCCCAAGCAAGTGCTTTTGGAAACCGCCGCGGCGCAGATGAGCGCGAATTAA
- a CDS encoding tetratricopeptide repeat protein — MSDQSHESRTPALYPSNYDNFHRHELRLPVQRDLALSQGDYDRFRIFVLERIGLDFPEDKRAMLGRGLAQVMDVIGCADLDELYRRLSNLPTSGALWDQVISVLTVGETYFFRNTSHFDALTKYVLPRIVQEREHTNRRIRIWCAGCSTGEEPYSIAILLKEILPNLESWNVLVLATDINREALKKAQAARYSAWSFRGVEKRVQDTYFQLDGNQYVLADAIQRMVTFDYLNLVSDPFPSLTNNTNAMDIILCRNVTIYFNERVTRAVIQKIHASLVNDGWFIPGPSEPNMLYYSDFSAQNFPGTVVYQKPSALHLKPRVKPFKPIEMPPPVLPIASTPAPQPARAPAAPPPDAYKQALELLREGKSDAALAKLYEKIDRDAQFAPAYFTLGKIYANKGNLEKAQHWCERAIRLDKMHPEPYYTLSLVYQQHGLLDMAVDALKKTIYLDRDFALARYNLAQIYRRQGEREQARRELQNVQRMLQAKPRDEVVPEGDGLVVARLLELVANELALDE, encoded by the coding sequence TTGTCCGACCAGTCCCATGAATCGCGCACGCCGGCGCTGTACCCGTCGAACTATGATAACTTTCATCGTCATGAGCTGCGTCTGCCAGTTCAGCGTGACCTTGCCTTGTCGCAAGGCGATTATGACCGGTTTCGCATATTCGTGTTGGAACGGATCGGCTTGGATTTTCCCGAGGACAAGCGCGCGATGCTGGGACGCGGCTTGGCGCAAGTGATGGACGTGATCGGTTGCGCGGACCTGGACGAACTGTACCGTCGCCTGAGCAATTTGCCTACCAGCGGTGCGCTATGGGATCAGGTCATCAGCGTGTTGACGGTCGGCGAGACTTATTTTTTTCGGAACACCAGCCACTTTGACGCGCTCACCAAGTACGTCTTGCCGCGCATCGTGCAAGAGCGCGAGCATACCAATCGGCGGATTCGCATCTGGTGCGCGGGTTGTTCGACCGGGGAAGAACCGTACTCGATCGCGATCCTGCTCAAGGAAATACTCCCGAATCTGGAAAGTTGGAATGTGTTGGTGCTGGCGACCGATATCAATCGCGAGGCGTTGAAAAAAGCGCAAGCCGCGCGGTACAGCGCGTGGTCTTTTCGCGGCGTCGAGAAACGCGTGCAAGACACGTACTTTCAACTCGACGGCAATCAGTACGTGCTCGCGGATGCTATCCAGCGTATGGTGACGTTCGACTATCTTAACCTGGTCAGCGATCCATTCCCTTCGCTCACGAACAACACGAACGCGATGGACATTATCCTCTGTCGAAACGTGACCATTTATTTCAATGAGCGCGTGACGCGCGCCGTCATTCAAAAAATTCACGCCTCGCTGGTCAACGACGGCTGGTTCATTCCCGGACCGTCCGAACCGAATATGCTGTACTATAGCGATTTCTCGGCGCAGAATTTTCCCGGCACGGTCGTGTACCAAAAACCGAGCGCGCTCCACCTGAAACCCAGAGTCAAACCCTTCAAACCGATTGAAATGCCGCCGCCGGTCTTGCCAATTGCTTCTACCCCCGCGCCGCAACCCGCACGTGCGCCTGCCGCGCCGCCGCCCGACGCATACAAACAGGCGCTCGAGTTGTTGCGCGAAGGCAAGAGCGACGCGGCGCTCGCGAAATTGTACGAAAAGATTGATCGCGACGCGCAATTTGCGCCGGCTTATTTTACGCTCGGCAAGATTTACGCGAACAAGGGCAATCTCGAAAAAGCGCAACATTGGTGCGAGCGCGCGATTCGTCTCGACAAGATGCACCCTGAACCGTACTATACGCTTTCGCTGGTGTACCAGCAACACGGCTTGCTCGATATGGCGGTGGACGCCCTCAAGAAGACGATTTATCTCGACCGCGATTTCGCGCTGGCGCGTTACAACCTCGCACAGATTTACCGGCGGCAAGGCGAACGCGAGCAAGCGCGCCGTGAATTACAAAACGTTCAGCGCATGTTGCAAGCGAAGCCGCGCGACGAAGTCGTTCCTGAAGGGGATGGACTCGTCGTCGCGCGCCTGCTTGAGCTGGTGGCAAACGAACTCGCGCTCGACGAATAA
- a CDS encoding purine-binding chemotaxis protein CheW, with amino-acid sequence MVKTTHPLTKNQNQKSNLDWDQVRQHLAESQAQMSGEKAVPYEKMKAVLLERAKALTKSTETHTGETMQLVVFQLANEKYGIATDYVQEVQPLRDVTPVPCTPGFVVGVINIRGSIYSVIDIRSFFGVEKKEYTDTTKVILVNAAGLEIGILADDVKGATNVLVSDIKPPLATQSAVKEEFLQGVTKDMLIILNLEALLRDERIIVHEEA; translated from the coding sequence ATGGTCAAGACAACACACCCGTTAACCAAAAATCAAAATCAGAAAAGCAACTTGGATTGGGATCAGGTGCGGCAACACCTCGCCGAATCGCAAGCCCAAATGTCCGGCGAAAAAGCAGTGCCGTACGAAAAAATGAAAGCGGTCTTGCTCGAACGCGCCAAGGCGTTGACCAAGTCCACCGAAACGCATACGGGCGAGACGATGCAGTTGGTGGTGTTCCAACTCGCCAACGAAAAATACGGCATCGCCACCGACTACGTCCAGGAAGTGCAGCCGCTGCGTGATGTCACGCCGGTGCCGTGCACCCCTGGCTTTGTCGTCGGCGTGATCAACATTCGCGGTTCGATCTACTCGGTGATTGACATTCGCAGTTTCTTCGGCGTCGAGAAAAAAGAATACACGGATACGACCAAAGTCATTCTCGTCAACGCGGCGGGTTTGGAGATCGGCATCCTCGCCGACGACGTGAAAGGCGCGACGAATGTTCTCGTCAGTGACATCAAGCCGCCGTTGGCGACCCAGAGCGCGGTCAAAGAAGAATTTCTCCAAGGAGTGACCAAAGATATGCTCATCATCTTGAATCTCGAAGCGCTGTTGCGCGACGAGCGAATCATCGTCCACGAAGAGGCATAG
- a CDS encoding HAMP domain-containing protein, with product MANLKWVTGSLQTKTTLLIVGIMTALLAAFIFYDVQSQKNTLEEVLLQKGTSMAQTGAASVSHVLEDAIATGRLTEAQVFDEDYKPIAGTNPQKYHTANDSFLDANILQIEDTYLKDADVLFAVAVDTNSYLPTHNTRYTKMLTGDYQTDLVGNRTKRLFNDPVGIAAAQNLQPILRQIYRRDTGEIAWDMSAPIYVKGKHWGGFRVGFSLAKIDAEVATAVWRIMLAALLLIGAIGVTAFLVARSITKPLVPVMTMIQEMGKGHLGMRLRTKRKDEIGILANTMDQFADDLQNTVVGTMKKIAAGDLSTNVNPRDTQDEISPALKATTESLRGLVSEANMLTKAAVEGKLATRGDAAKFQGSYRDIVQGVNDTLDAVIGPLNVAAEYVDRISKGDIPSKITDQYNGDFNGIRNNLNQCIDAVNALVADANMLSKAAIAGNLATRADAAKHQGDFRKIVQGVNDTLDAVIGPLNVAAEYVDRISKGDIPARITDKYNGDFNEIKNNLNQCIEAVNLMIADANKLSQAAIAGKLATRADTAKHQGDFHKIVQGVNDTLDAVIGPLNVAAEYVDRISKGDMPSKITDKYNGDFNEIKNNLNALIDTVNMRNQDMDLLIAGATAGNLAVRADARKYVGYNGKLIDEINRMLDTIVAPIHDTQHILGQIAQGDLTVKLNGHYQGDFAVLRDSIETLVRGLKGMAGQSQQSAVSMTSATAQILASSTQMASTTREQASAVNEVSSTVREIKASAEQVAQRAQSVAEQATRASEAAQRGTDAVGAAMRGMDDIRGKVEAIAENILALSEQTQQIGEIIDTVTDIAGQSNILALNAAIEAAQAGEAGKGFRVVADEVRSLAEQSRQAAAQVKTILGDIQRATNQAVMATEQGTKGVHAGSEQVNRTAQTIQELARVVDESAQAAQQIVAGVEQQTIGLDQIVIGMNDINQAAQQTSSGAQQSQKAAQDMNELAEQLKHVVAQYRM from the coding sequence ATGGCAAACCTAAAATGGGTGACCGGCAGTCTGCAAACGAAAACGACATTGCTGATCGTCGGGATAATGACGGCATTGCTGGCTGCGTTTATCTTTTACGATGTCCAATCGCAGAAAAACACGTTGGAAGAAGTCTTGCTTCAAAAAGGCACGAGTATGGCGCAGACTGGCGCGGCGTCCGTTAGTCATGTTCTCGAAGATGCCATTGCCACTGGTCGGCTGACGGAAGCGCAGGTGTTCGACGAGGACTATAAGCCGATCGCGGGTACCAATCCACAAAAGTATCACACCGCCAATGACAGTTTCCTGGATGCCAATATCCTCCAGATCGAAGACACATACCTCAAAGATGCGGATGTCCTTTTCGCCGTAGCGGTGGATACGAACAGCTATCTTCCCACACACAACACGCGTTACACAAAGATGCTCACCGGCGACTATCAGACCGACTTGGTGGGCAATCGAACCAAGCGCCTCTTCAATGATCCAGTCGGCATTGCTGCTGCCCAAAATTTGCAACCAATACTGCGTCAGATCTATCGCCGGGACACTGGCGAAATAGCGTGGGACATGTCGGCGCCCATCTATGTCAAAGGCAAGCACTGGGGCGGGTTCCGTGTGGGGTTCTCGCTGGCAAAAATTGATGCGGAGGTAGCAACTGCCGTGTGGCGCATTATGCTAGCTGCGCTCTTGCTGATTGGCGCGATTGGGGTGACTGCTTTCCTCGTGGCACGCTCCATCACCAAACCGCTGGTACCGGTGATGACGATGATCCAGGAAATGGGCAAAGGGCACCTGGGGATGCGCCTCAGGACGAAACGAAAGGACGAGATTGGTATTCTGGCGAACACGATGGATCAATTCGCCGACGATCTCCAGAACACTGTGGTTGGCACAATGAAGAAAATCGCGGCGGGTGATCTCTCAACCAATGTCAACCCCAGAGATACCCAAGATGAAATCTCGCCAGCGTTGAAGGCGACGACTGAATCGCTGCGCGGACTCGTGAGCGAAGCAAACATGCTCACCAAAGCCGCCGTCGAAGGCAAGCTCGCGACGCGCGGTGACGCGGCAAAATTCCAGGGCAGTTATCGCGACATCGTGCAAGGCGTCAACGACACGCTCGACGCGGTGATCGGTCCGCTGAACGTCGCGGCGGAATACGTCGATCGGATCAGCAAGGGTGACATTCCGTCCAAGATCACGGACCAGTACAACGGCGATTTCAACGGAATTAGAAACAACCTGAACCAATGTATTGATGCAGTGAATGCGCTGGTCGCCGATGCGAATATGCTCTCGAAAGCGGCAATCGCCGGCAATCTCGCGACGCGTGCGGACGCCGCGAAGCATCAAGGCGACTTTCGCAAAATCGTCCAGGGTGTCAACGACACGCTCGACGCAGTGATCGGTCCCCTGAACGTGGCGGCGGAGTATGTGGATCGCATCAGCAAGGGTGACATCCCGGCGAGGATCACGGACAAATACAACGGCGATTTCAACGAGATCAAGAACAACTTGAATCAGTGCATTGAGGCGGTCAACCTGATGATTGCGGATGCGAACAAATTGAGCCAAGCGGCAATTGCCGGCAAGCTCGCGACGCGCGCCGATACCGCGAAACATCAGGGCGACTTTCACAAGATCGTACAAGGCGTCAACGACACACTCGATGCGGTGATTGGACCATTGAACGTGGCGGCGGAATACGTGGATCGCATCAGCAAGGGCGACATGCCCTCCAAGATCACAGATAAATACAACGGCGATTTCAACGAGATCAAGAACAACCTGAATGCGTTGATTGATACGGTCAACATGCGCAACCAGGACATGGATCTGTTGATCGCCGGAGCGACGGCTGGCAATCTGGCAGTGCGCGCGGATGCGCGCAAATACGTCGGCTATAACGGCAAATTGATTGATGAAATCAATCGCATGCTCGATACGATTGTCGCGCCGATCCACGACACGCAGCACATCCTGGGACAAATCGCGCAAGGCGATCTGACGGTCAAGCTGAACGGACATTACCAAGGCGACTTTGCCGTTCTGCGCGATAGCATCGAGACGCTGGTGCGCGGACTGAAAGGGATGGCAGGACAATCACAGCAGAGCGCCGTCTCGATGACGTCGGCGACGGCGCAGATTCTGGCGAGTTCGACGCAGATGGCGAGCACGACGCGCGAGCAAGCGAGCGCGGTGAACGAGGTGTCATCTACGGTGCGTGAGATCAAAGCATCGGCGGAGCAAGTGGCGCAACGCGCGCAAAGTGTGGCGGAGCAAGCGACGCGGGCGAGTGAAGCGGCGCAACGCGGGACGGACGCGGTCGGCGCGGCGATGCGCGGGATGGACGACATTCGCGGCAAGGTCGAAGCGATAGCGGAAAACATCCTGGCATTGTCGGAGCAGACGCAACAAATTGGCGAGATCATTGACACGGTGACGGACATTGCGGGACAATCGAACATCCTGGCATTGAACGCGGCAATCGAAGCGGCGCAAGCGGGCGAAGCGGGCAAGGGCTTTCGCGTGGTAGCGGACGAAGTGCGGAGTTTGGCGGAGCAATCGCGGCAAGCGGCGGCGCAAGTCAAGACGATTCTGGGCGACATTCAGCGTGCGACGAACCAAGCGGTGATGGCGACGGAGCAAGGAACGAAAGGGGTTCATGCGGGGAGCGAGCAGGTCAATCGGACTGCCCAAACAATCCAAGAGCTGGCGCGGGTGGTGGATGAATCGGCGCAAGCGGCGCAGCAGATCGTAGCGGGAGTAGAACAACAGACGATTGGGTTGGACCAAATCGTGATTGGGATGAACGACATCAACCAAGCGGCGCAACAAACCTCGTCTGGCGCGCAACAATCGCAGAAAGCGGCGCAGGACATGAACGAACTTGCCGAACAGTTGAAGCACGTCGTCGCGCAATACCGGATGTAA